From the genome of Papaver somniferum cultivar HN1 chromosome 2, ASM357369v1, whole genome shotgun sequence, one region includes:
- the LOC113351700 gene encoding uncharacterized protein LOC113351700 has product MSEKFVHAVLNHGEHSSVFRVNTLITVDELKHFACKQWRSLSPLSIRFSYMDTNQVVFIQGDIQLQGLVALVIQMNNEDFYLNVDVILKHTGCSTSSRSLSRSNSGCSSISGASTSNSCVSESPKLVRVVDHDADKAKPLIIDEWRYVFDSIGREFVGGVKASPVVKTKLVKHLIVDSIQGDPTLKPKQIMSLFKKTYGSNIKYHHARRGKEVVFEDQYGDDEKSYSDLNCYRYLRPMIYLDAAFLIGRFSGTLMAAICVNGNDGFYPYAFAIVLSENKDNCFWFLDNLQQVVDDRPIIFLSDHHEGLMQGIPRAFPGSYHSYCFYHIKCNLPIGKGDANYNVVIDLFYKAAYSYTATNFEEALWGMHAIGCENVANYLRTIPKKKWANAFFHVCRYAAHSSSIAESFNNWILEFKKLPAFALFDAIHLKVMQMNSKRRVEGLENFNTRITPVYEDLLNENIIIGRTRTVVESMERLYEVRSPRTHFVDLLERTCTCHRWKVNGFSCAHACAAIQSTREDIYSFVEPYFTTEWYSRTYQEIILPIPNYDKPQSYDPSDRIIVPILVPPPGRRREHRFNKAWEKQKRPMMCTKCFTLGHHNRVTCPMP; this is encoded by the exons ATGTCTGAGAAGTTTGTTCATgctgttttgaatcatggtgaacATTCTTCTGTGTTTCGTGTTAATACTTTAATCACCGTTGATGAATTGAAGCATTTTGCCTGTAAGCAGTGGAGGTCTTTGTCCCCTTTGAGTATACGTTTTTCCTATATGGATACTAATCAAGTAGTTTTTATACAAGGTGATATACAACTTCAAGGTTTAGTTGCTCTTGTTATTCAGATGAAcaatgaagatttctatttgaatgTTGATGTGATTCTGAAGCATACTGGTTGTAGCACTAGTTCAAGGTCTTTGTCTCGTTCTAATTCTGGTTGTAGCAGTATTTCTGGTGCTagtacttcaaactcttgtgtaAGTGAAAGTCCTAAGCTTGTAAGGGTGGTCGATCATGACGCGGACAAGGCCAAGCCTCTCATTATCGATGAATGGCGTTATGTTTTTGACAGTATTGGTAGAGAATTTGTGGGTGGTGTTAAAGCT agtcctgTGGTGAAAACCAAGTTAGTTAAGCATTTGATCGTTGATAGTATACAGGGTGATCCCACTTTAAAACCCAAACAGATCATGTCACTCtttaagaagacttatgggtccaatattaagtatcaccatgcccgtaGAGGGAAAGAAGTTGTATTTGAAGATCAATATGGTGATGACGAGAAGTCGTATAGCGATTTAAATTG CTATAGGTATCTCAggcccatgatttacttggacgctGCTTTCCTCATTGGTAGATTCAGCGGTACTTTGATGGCTGCAATATGTGTCAATGGAAATGATGGTTTTTACCCATATGCCTTTGCTATTGTTTTATCTGAAAATAAAGACAATTGTTTTTGGTTTCTAGATAATCTTCAACAAGTGGTCGATGATCGTCCGATTATTTTCCTTAGTGATCATCACGAAGGACTTATGCAGGGCATTCCAAGAGCATTTCCTGGTTCATATCACAGCTATTGCTTTTACCACATCAAGTgcaatctccctattggaaaaggTGATGCGAATTATAATGTCgttattgatttgttttacaaagctgCTTACTCTTACACAGCAACGAACTTTGAAGAAGCTTTGTGGGGCATGCATGCAATTGGTTGTGAAAATGTTGCTAATTATCTCAGGACCATTCCAAAGAAGAAATGGGCAAATGCATTTTTCCATGTATGCAGATATGCTGCTCACTCTTCATCTATTGCCGAGTCATTCAATAACTGGATTCTTGAGTTCAAAAAGCTGCCTGCTTTTGCTCTTTTCGATGCGATACA TTTGAAGGTTATGCAGATGAATTCTAAGAGAAGGGTAGAAGGTCTTGAAAATTTTAACACTAGGATCACTCCCGTATACGAGGATTTACTAAACGAGAACATCATCATTGGTCGTACTAGGACTGTTGTTGAGTCTATGGAAAGATTGTATGAAGTCAGGTCTCCCCGCACTCATTTTGTAGATCTGTTGGAGAGAACTTGTACATGTCACAGGTGGAAAGTAAATGGTTTTTCCTGCGCACATGCTTGTGCTGCCATTCAATCTACAAGGGAGGACATCTattcatttgttgagccatacttcACCACTGAATGGTACAGCAGGACATACCAAGAGATCATCTTGCCAATCCCCAATTATGACAAGCCGCAgtcttatgatcctagtgataggatTATTGTTCCTATTCTTGTGCCTCCACCCGGTAGACGAAGAGAACATCGTTTCAATAAGGCTTGGGAGAAGCAAAAGAGGcctatgatgtgcacaaagtgcttcacTCTTGGTCACCACAACAGAGTTACCTGTCCCATGCCTTGA